Proteins found in one Limnohabitans sp. TEGF004 genomic segment:
- a CDS encoding NAD-dependent epimerase/dehydratase family protein, with amino-acid sequence MPSNQSPLGALPSRFKRERLLIIGCGDVGQRVVRVQRHVRVVALTSSPDRLAALRAQGVTPIVGNLDAPASLQRLAGWATRVLHLAPPPLQGYTDPRTLALTRMLMRRSAPQSVVYGSTSGVYGDCAGAWVNENRMVNPITPRAQRRVDAEARVRHMGRLRSSAIRVSVLRIPGIYAPDREGGTPRDRLLRGTPVLAQADDVFTNHIHADDLARACQLALWRGQPQRVYNVNDDSQMLMGDYFDMAAGLYDLAKPPRISRAQAQTELPAMQLSFMSESRRMVNTRMKRELRLQLRYADVKDGLV; translated from the coding sequence TTGCCTTCCAATCAATCCCCCCTCGGCGCTTTGCCTTCTCGCTTCAAACGTGAGCGTTTGCTCATCATCGGCTGCGGTGATGTGGGCCAGCGCGTGGTGCGTGTGCAGCGCCATGTGCGGGTGGTGGCGCTCACCTCTAGCCCTGACCGTCTGGCTGCCTTGCGGGCCCAAGGCGTGACACCAATCGTGGGTAATTTGGATGCGCCAGCCTCTTTGCAACGCTTGGCGGGCTGGGCCACGCGTGTGTTGCACTTGGCCCCTCCGCCCTTGCAGGGCTACACAGATCCACGTACTTTGGCCTTGACTCGAATGCTGATGCGCCGCAGCGCACCGCAGAGCGTGGTGTACGGCTCGACCAGCGGTGTGTATGGCGATTGCGCCGGCGCATGGGTCAATGAAAACCGGATGGTGAACCCCATCACTCCCAGAGCCCAGCGCCGTGTGGATGCCGAAGCGCGTGTGCGTCATATGGGCCGTTTGCGCTCTAGCGCGATACGGGTGAGTGTGCTGCGCATCCCCGGCATCTATGCGCCAGATCGCGAAGGAGGCACACCGCGTGACCGACTGTTGCGTGGCACGCCTGTGCTGGCGCAGGCTGACGATGTGTTCACCAACCACATCCACGCTGACGACTTGGCGCGTGCGTGTCAATTGGCTCTTTGGCGCGGCCAGCCGCAACGCGTGTACAACGTGAACGACGACAGTCAGATGTTGATGGGCGATTACTTTGACATGGCGGCTGGCTTGTATGACCTGGCCAAGCCACCACGCATCAGCCGCGCCCAAGCGCAAACCGAGCTGCCTGCCATGCAGCTGAGTTTCATGAGCGAGTCACGCCGCATGGTGAACACGCGCATGAAGCGCGAGCTGCGTTTGCAGCTGCGCTATGCAGACGTCAAAGACGGCTTAGTCTGA
- a CDS encoding CDP-6-deoxy-delta-3,4-glucoseen reductase, which produces MSFNITVQPSGRAFTATSDETLLAAGLRQGIGLPYGCKDGACGSCKCKKISGEVTHGKHQEKALSPEEAANGFVLTCCATAHSDVVLESRQVVEEGAFPIKKMPVRVVSLEKASHDVMIVKLQLPATDPMKFHAGQYVDFLLRDGDRRSYSMANAPHTFVEGSPAIELHIRHMPGGKFTDHVFGAMKEKEIQRIEGPQGSFFLREDSDKPLIFLASGTGFAPIKAILEHMQHKDITRPVTLYWGGRRPADLYMHNWVQAQAAAMPNLSYVPVVSDALPEDHWTGRTGFVHAAVLQDHANLSGHQVYACGAPIVVDSARAAYTQAGLPTDEFYADSFTSAADKA; this is translated from the coding sequence ATGAGTTTCAACATCACGGTCCAACCCAGCGGCCGCGCATTCACTGCCACTTCTGATGAAACCTTGCTGGCCGCCGGCCTGCGCCAAGGCATTGGCCTGCCCTACGGCTGCAAAGATGGTGCATGCGGCTCTTGCAAGTGCAAAAAGATTTCGGGCGAAGTGACCCACGGCAAACACCAAGAAAAAGCCCTCAGCCCTGAAGAAGCGGCCAACGGCTTTGTGCTCACCTGCTGCGCCACTGCGCACAGCGATGTGGTGCTCGAGTCGCGCCAAGTGGTGGAAGAAGGCGCCTTCCCCATTAAGAAAATGCCAGTGCGTGTGGTCTCGCTGGAGAAAGCATCGCACGACGTGATGATCGTCAAGCTGCAACTGCCCGCCACTGACCCGATGAAATTCCATGCAGGTCAGTACGTGGACTTTTTGTTGCGCGACGGTGACCGCCGCAGCTACTCGATGGCCAATGCACCGCACACCTTTGTGGAAGGCTCTCCCGCGATTGAGCTTCACATCCGTCACATGCCCGGTGGCAAATTCACCGACCACGTGTTTGGTGCGATGAAAGAAAAAGAAATCCAACGCATCGAAGGCCCACAAGGCAGCTTCTTCTTGCGTGAAGATTCTGACAAGCCTTTGATATTCTTGGCCTCAGGCACAGGCTTTGCGCCCATCAAAGCTATCTTGGAGCACATGCAACATAAGGACATTACACGCCCCGTGACGCTCTACTGGGGTGGTCGCCGCCCTGCCGACTTGTACATGCACAACTGGGTGCAAGCCCAAGCCGCCGCCATGCCAAACCTCTCCTACGTGCCCGTCGTGTCTGACGCTTTGCCAGAAGACCACTGGACGGGCCGCACAGGCTTTGTGCACGCGGCTGTTTTGCAAGACCACGCAAACCTCAGCGGCCATCAGGTGTATGCCTGCGGTGCACCTATCGTGGTGGACTCGGCCCGCGCAGCCTATACACAAGCAGGTTTGCCGACGGACGAGTTCTATGCCGACTCATTCACCTCAGCGGCTGACAAAGCCTAA
- a CDS encoding tripartite tricarboxylate transporter substrate binding protein, which yields MTMQNPHTSPRRQLLRLLPALLSLSAGLCMSSAHAQNFPNKQIRWIVVAPAGSSLDVIARAMQDKLKDNLGQTVVIENKPQAGGTLGTNEVAKSAPDGYTWVMSYNGPLSFAPHLYPKLPYQPLKDLQPVMTTTSQPNVIAVNAQLPVSNMREAIALMKTSPGKYNFASVGNGSSSHLTMEYIKAVTNTYAVHIPFNGSPPAVMATMSGETQFMASVPTVIAPQVKQGRLKYLAVTSAHRYPLLPDVPTVAESGVPELKGFEALAWNGVLVAAGTPRDVVDRINSALNSAIHDASVKERLKAAGLEPVGGTPEQFAKLIHDESIKWAPIIKRSGARID from the coding sequence ATGACTATGCAAAACCCTCACACATCCCCACGCCGCCAACTGCTTCGTCTCTTGCCTGCCTTGTTGAGTTTGAGTGCAGGGCTTTGCATGTCAAGCGCACATGCGCAAAACTTTCCCAACAAACAAATACGTTGGATCGTGGTGGCCCCCGCAGGTTCGTCGCTTGACGTCATTGCGCGCGCCATGCAAGACAAGCTCAAAGACAACTTGGGTCAAACCGTGGTCATTGAAAACAAACCACAAGCAGGCGGCACCTTGGGCACCAACGAAGTGGCCAAGTCAGCCCCCGATGGCTACACCTGGGTCATGTCGTACAACGGCCCTTTGTCGTTTGCGCCGCATCTGTACCCCAAGCTGCCTTATCAACCGCTGAAAGATTTGCAGCCGGTGATGACCACCACATCACAACCCAACGTGATTGCGGTCAACGCTCAACTGCCGGTGAGCAATATGCGTGAAGCCATTGCGCTGATGAAAACATCGCCTGGCAAATACAACTTTGCGTCAGTTGGCAACGGCAGTTCGTCGCACTTGACGATGGAGTACATCAAGGCCGTGACCAACACCTACGCGGTGCACATTCCCTTTAATGGCAGCCCACCTGCTGTGATGGCCACCATGTCGGGTGAGACACAGTTCATGGCCTCGGTACCCACCGTGATTGCGCCGCAAGTCAAACAAGGTCGTTTGAAATATTTGGCCGTCACCAGCGCACACCGCTATCCCTTGCTGCCAGACGTCCCCACTGTGGCTGAAAGCGGCGTGCCTGAACTCAAAGGCTTCGAAGCTTTGGCATGGAACGGTGTATTGGTAGCCGCAGGCACACCACGCGATGTGGTGGACCGCATCAACAGCGCACTGAACTCAGCCATCCACGATGCCTCCGTGAAAGAACGACTCAAAGCTGCTGGCCTTGAACCCGTAGGCGGCACGCCCGAACAATTCGCGAAATTGATTCACGACGAGTCCATCAAATGGGCACCCATCATCAAACGATCAGGAGCACGCATTGACTAA
- a CDS encoding tripartite tricarboxylate transporter substrate binding protein codes for MCLCSFQSAHAQTPVKPIRLIVPYAAGGPIDVTARALAVRVKDSLGTVIIENRPGAGGNIGADTVAKATPDGTVIGIAATATHAVNPWLYSRMPYNAATDFAPITQMLRVPNVLVMNADTAKRLHIATLQDFLRYARANPGKLNYGSGGNGSAGHLAGELFKTRAGIFAVHIPYNGGNPAQLALLAGHVDFNFDNLATAAPNIKSGKLLALAVTTPTRSAALPEVPAIAENLKDFSVDTWWGLVAPAGTPASVIQRLNQAFVQALNAPETKTRFASLMAEPVPSTPSAFGQFMASELSKYESVVKASGARVD; via the coding sequence ATGTGCTTGTGTAGCTTTCAATCCGCCCATGCACAAACGCCCGTTAAACCTATTCGCTTGATCGTGCCCTATGCAGCAGGTGGACCGATTGATGTCACAGCGCGCGCTTTGGCGGTACGCGTTAAAGACAGCTTAGGTACCGTCATCATCGAAAACCGTCCAGGTGCAGGTGGCAACATCGGTGCCGACACGGTGGCCAAAGCGACGCCAGATGGCACCGTGATTGGCATTGCGGCAACGGCCACGCATGCGGTCAATCCTTGGCTTTACAGCCGAATGCCCTACAACGCGGCAACAGACTTCGCGCCCATCACGCAAATGTTGCGCGTGCCGAATGTGTTGGTGATGAATGCAGACACGGCCAAACGCCTGCACATTGCCACCTTGCAAGATTTCCTGCGCTATGCACGTGCCAACCCAGGCAAACTCAACTACGGTTCGGGTGGCAATGGCAGTGCTGGTCACCTAGCTGGCGAATTATTCAAAACACGAGCCGGTATTTTTGCGGTGCATATTCCTTATAACGGCGGCAACCCAGCACAACTCGCTTTGCTCGCAGGTCATGTCGATTTCAATTTCGACAACCTTGCGACCGCTGCACCCAATATCAAGAGCGGCAAACTCTTGGCGCTGGCTGTCACCACACCCACACGAAGCGCAGCATTGCCAGAAGTACCCGCCATTGCTGAAAATCTGAAAGATTTCTCAGTTGATACGTGGTGGGGTTTGGTCGCACCAGCTGGCACGCCTGCGAGTGTGATTCAGCGTTTGAACCAAGCCTTTGTACAGGCCTTGAACGCGCCAGAAACAAAAACGAGGTTCGCCAGTCTGATGGCCGAACCTGTGCCAAGCACCCCCTCAGCGTTTGGCCAATTCATGGCCTCTGAACTTTCAAAATACGAATCCGTGGTGAAAGCCAGCGGTGCACGCGTAGACTAA
- a CDS encoding DUF2189 domain-containing protein, which translates to MDLITPHPALEVKDIEMVRPMHWLALAWKDMERCPTPGVMHGLILALICGGLFWFARHEFWWIAAMLSACMIVAPLLAMGLYDISRRLERNEEATMADAFRIWTCGDKRLLHFGLLLALSSAGWLVCSAALIHWMLPASVHTPTDFIRLVVLQSNFGLFEIWVLMSALIAAPMFASTLVTIPLLMDHPTLTVQQAVLTSWRVVALNPFAMACWAGILCLFTALGIGSAFLGLLGVVPMLGHASWHAYRDLVTYDPSVH; encoded by the coding sequence ATGGATCTCATCACACCCCACCCAGCGCTTGAGGTCAAAGACATCGAGATGGTTCGCCCCATGCACTGGCTCGCGCTGGCATGGAAGGACATGGAACGCTGCCCAACGCCGGGGGTCATGCACGGCCTCATCTTGGCGCTGATTTGTGGGGGCTTGTTTTGGTTTGCGCGCCACGAGTTTTGGTGGATCGCAGCCATGCTGTCTGCCTGCATGATCGTGGCACCGTTACTAGCCATGGGTTTGTACGACATCAGCCGTCGCTTAGAGCGCAACGAAGAAGCCACCATGGCTGACGCCTTTCGCATTTGGACTTGTGGCGACAAGCGCTTGCTGCACTTTGGCTTGTTGTTGGCGCTCTCTAGTGCAGGCTGGTTGGTGTGTTCTGCCGCTTTGATTCACTGGATGCTACCGGCCAGCGTCCACACGCCCACCGACTTCATTCGCTTGGTGGTGCTGCAATCCAACTTTGGCTTGTTTGAGATTTGGGTACTGATGAGCGCCCTGATTGCAGCCCCCATGTTTGCATCTACCTTGGTGACCATCCCTTTGCTGATGGACCACCCCACACTCACCGTGCAACAAGCCGTGCTGACGAGTTGGCGCGTAGTGGCTTTGAACCCATTCGCCATGGCGTGTTGGGCTGGCATTTTGTGTTTGTTTACAGCGCTGGGCATTGGTTCAGCCTTTTTAGGCTTGCTCGGTGTGGTGCCCATGTTGGGACACGCCAGCTGGCACGCTTACCGGGACCTGGTCACTTACGACCCATCGGTCCACTGA
- a CDS encoding DUF2788 domain-containing protein, translating to MTEEQFAQFGLTFGVGGFMLYMLFIIFQLARESKAGKFGTFVLFLVLAFGMLGFVAKQVLIWMMEG from the coding sequence ATGACAGAAGAACAATTCGCCCAATTCGGGCTAACCTTTGGCGTGGGCGGCTTCATGCTGTACATGCTGTTCATTATTTTTCAGCTCGCACGTGAATCCAAAGCCGGCAAGTTCGGCACCTTTGTGTTGTTCTTGGTGCTGGCCTTTGGCATGCTCGGCTTTGTGGCCAAGCAAGTGTTGATTTGGATGATGGAGGGCTAA
- a CDS encoding ABC transporter ATP-binding protein, with product MTHDNAAVLLKVSNVLVGYGGIQAVKGVSLEVREGELVSLIGSNGAGKTTTMKAITGLLPLGSGHIELAGKTIDGQGPWDLVQQGLAMVPEGRGVFTRMTIVENLQMGAYIRDDNAAIAEDIERVFTTFPRLKERRDQLAGTMSGGEQQMLAMGRALMSRPKVLLLDEPSMGLSPIMVDKIFEVIQEVSAQGVTILLVEQNASRALQIADRGYVMESGLITLSGDAHEMLHDPKVREAYLGE from the coding sequence ATGACACACGACAACGCAGCTGTGTTGCTGAAGGTCAGCAATGTGTTGGTGGGCTACGGCGGCATTCAAGCCGTCAAGGGCGTGAGCTTAGAGGTGCGCGAGGGCGAGTTGGTCTCGCTCATCGGCTCTAACGGCGCAGGCAAAACCACCACCATGAAAGCCATCACGGGGCTGTTGCCTTTGGGTAGTGGCCACATTGAGTTAGCTGGCAAAACCATTGACGGCCAAGGGCCTTGGGACTTGGTGCAGCAAGGCTTGGCCATGGTGCCCGAAGGCCGCGGCGTGTTCACCCGCATGACCATTGTTGAGAACCTGCAAATGGGTGCTTACATTCGTGATGACAACGCTGCCATTGCCGAAGACATTGAGCGTGTGTTCACCACCTTTCCGCGTTTGAAAGAACGTCGCGATCAATTGGCGGGCACGATGTCGGGTGGTGAGCAGCAAATGTTGGCCATGGGCCGTGCGTTGATGAGCCGCCCCAAAGTGCTGTTGCTCGATGAGCCTTCCATGGGCTTGTCACCCATCATGGTGGACAAGATCTTTGAAGTGATTCAAGAGGTGTCAGCCCAAGGCGTGACGATTTTGTTGGTCGAACAAAACGCCAGCCGCGCCCTGCAAATTGCCGACCGTGGCTATGTGATGGAGTCGGGCCTGATCACCTTGAGTGGTGATGCGCATGAGATGCTGCACGACCCCAAAGTACGCGAAGCGTATTTGGGCGAATAA
- a CDS encoding ABC transporter ATP-binding protein, producing MSDLVLNVSGISKRFGGLQALTDVRMQIERGQVYGLIGPNGAGKTTFFNVITGLYTPDSGSFELAGKPYEPTDVHLVAQAGIARTFQNIRLFTEMTALENVMVGRHVRTRSGLLGAIFRTAKFKAEELAIEQRARELLDYVGIASLADYKARTLSYGDQRRLEIARALATDPQLIALDEPAAGMNATEKVQLRELIDKIRRDHRTVLLIEHDVKLVMGLCDRVTVLDYGKVIAQGTPAEVQRNPQVIEAYLGTQSEHEGH from the coding sequence ATGAGCGACCTCGTGTTGAATGTCTCGGGCATCTCCAAACGCTTCGGTGGTTTGCAGGCCTTGACAGACGTGCGCATGCAAATTGAGCGCGGTCAGGTCTATGGCCTGATCGGCCCCAACGGCGCTGGCAAGACCACCTTCTTCAACGTCATCACAGGCTTGTACACACCCGACAGCGGCAGCTTTGAGCTGGCAGGCAAACCGTATGAACCCACGGACGTCCACTTGGTGGCGCAGGCGGGTATTGCACGCACGTTTCAAAACATCCGTTTGTTTACTGAGATGACCGCGTTAGAAAACGTGATGGTGGGCCGCCATGTGCGCACCCGCTCTGGTTTGCTCGGCGCGATTTTCAGAACGGCTAAATTCAAAGCGGAAGAGTTGGCGATCGAGCAACGCGCGCGTGAGCTGTTGGACTATGTGGGTATCGCCAGCTTGGCCGATTACAAAGCACGCACGCTTAGCTATGGCGATCAACGCCGCTTAGAAATTGCCCGTGCTTTGGCGACCGACCCGCAACTCATTGCACTCGACGAGCCTGCCGCTGGCATGAACGCCACCGAAAAAGTGCAGCTGCGCGAACTGATCGACAAAATTCGCCGTGACCACCGCACCGTGCTGTTGATTGAACATGATGTGAAGTTGGTCATGGGCCTGTGCGATCGCGTGACGGTGCTCGACTACGGCAAAGTGATTGCCCAAGGCACACCTGCTGAGGTGCAGCGCAACCCGCAAGTGATTGAAGCCTATCTAGGCACGCAATCAGAGCATGAGGGGCATTGA
- a CDS encoding ABC transporter ATP-binding protein translates to MTHKIFSNRWLMAAVLLVLPLVLQSFGNAWVRIADMSLLYVLLALGLNIVVGYAGLLDLGYVAFFAVGAYLFGLLASPHLTEVFPWIAVMFPDGLHLSLWLVLPLAAGLAGLFGVLLGAPTLKLRGDYLAIVTLGFGEIIRVFLNNLDHPVNITNGPKGLGQIDAVSVFGYPLSKRLDLGFIELPSVTLYYYLFLTLVVVSVVICHRLEYSRIGRAWMAIREDEIAAKAMGLNTRNLKLMAFGMGATFGGISGAMFAAFQGFVSPESFSLMESVMIVAMVVLGGLGHLPGVILGAVLLAALPEMLRYVAGPLQAMTDGRLDAAILRQLLIALAMVTIMLWRPRGLWPTPEHGKNLNPQGGAR, encoded by the coding sequence ATGACACACAAAATCTTTTCTAACCGTTGGCTCATGGCCGCCGTTTTGTTGGTGTTGCCATTGGTGCTGCAAAGCTTTGGCAATGCGTGGGTGCGCATTGCCGACATGTCGCTGTTGTATGTATTGCTGGCGCTTGGCTTGAACATCGTCGTGGGTTACGCAGGTTTGCTCGACTTGGGCTATGTGGCGTTTTTTGCCGTGGGCGCGTATTTGTTTGGCCTGTTGGCTTCGCCGCATTTGACTGAAGTGTTTCCGTGGATCGCGGTGATGTTTCCAGATGGTTTGCATCTGAGCCTTTGGCTGGTGTTGCCGTTGGCAGCAGGTTTGGCTGGTTTGTTTGGCGTGCTGTTGGGCGCGCCCACCTTGAAGCTGCGTGGTGACTACTTGGCCATCGTCACCTTGGGCTTTGGCGAAATCATTCGCGTGTTTTTGAACAACCTTGATCACCCCGTCAACATCACCAATGGCCCCAAGGGCTTGGGGCAGATTGATGCAGTGAGCGTGTTTGGCTACCCGTTGTCGAAGCGCTTGGATTTGGGCTTCATCGAGTTGCCTTCGGTCACGCTGTATTACTACCTGTTCCTCACGCTGGTGGTGGTGAGTGTGGTGATTTGTCACCGCCTTGAATACTCGCGCATTGGTCGCGCTTGGATGGCGATTCGTGAAGACGAAATTGCCGCCAAAGCCATGGGCCTGAACACGCGCAACTTGAAGCTCATGGCCTTTGGCATGGGGGCCACGTTTGGCGGTATTTCAGGTGCGATGTTTGCGGCCTTCCAAGGCTTTGTGTCGCCCGAGTCCTTCAGCCTGATGGAGTCGGTGATGATTGTGGCCATGGTGGTACTGGGTGGCTTGGGCCATTTGCCAGGCGTCATCTTGGGTGCGGTGTTGTTGGCTGCTTTGCCCGAAATGTTGCGCTATGTGGCGGGGCCTTTGCAGGCCATGACCGATGGCCGTTTGGACGCTGCCATCTTGCGCCAGTTGCTGATTGCCTTGGCCATGGTCACCATCATGTTGTGGCGGCCACGCGGTTTGTGGCCCACGCCTGAACATGGCAAAAACCTTAACCCACAAGGAGGTGCGCGATGA
- a CDS encoding branched-chain amino acid ABC transporter permease, producing the protein MDVLLQQVINGLVLGSMYALVALGYTMVYGIINLINFAHGEVLMIGALCSWSVIGLLQPLMPDTPGWVVLIISMVVASAAAAALNYAIEKIAYRPLRNAPKLAPLITAIGMSILLQTLAMIVWKPNYKPFPALLPTTPFEIGEAVITPTQLMILGLTVVALAVLSWLVNRTKLGRAMRATAENPRVASLMGVKPDVVISATFIIGAVLATIAGVMWAMNYGTAHHAMGFLPGLKAFTAAVFGGIGNLGGAVLGGLLLGLIESIGSGYLGELTGGVLGSHYTDILAFVVLIITLTLRPSGLLGERVADRA; encoded by the coding sequence ATGGACGTCTTGCTTCAACAAGTCATCAACGGCTTGGTGCTCGGCAGCATGTACGCGCTGGTGGCCTTGGGCTACACCATGGTCTACGGCATCATCAACCTCATCAACTTCGCACATGGCGAGGTGTTGATGATTGGTGCTTTGTGCAGTTGGTCGGTCATTGGGTTATTGCAGCCGCTCATGCCCGACACACCGGGTTGGGTGGTGCTGATTATCTCGATGGTGGTGGCCTCTGCGGCGGCGGCGGCGTTGAACTACGCGATTGAAAAAATCGCGTATCGCCCGCTGCGCAATGCACCCAAATTGGCCCCACTGATCACCGCGATTGGCATGTCCATCTTGTTGCAAACGCTGGCCATGATTGTGTGGAAGCCCAACTACAAGCCTTTCCCCGCGCTCTTGCCCACCACGCCGTTTGAAATTGGCGAGGCCGTAATCACCCCTACGCAGCTCATGATTTTGGGCCTGACGGTGGTGGCCTTGGCCGTGTTGTCATGGTTGGTCAATCGCACCAAGCTAGGCCGTGCCATGCGCGCCACAGCTGAGAACCCACGCGTGGCTAGCCTCATGGGCGTGAAGCCCGATGTGGTGATTTCAGCCACCTTCATCATCGGTGCAGTGTTGGCCACGATTGCGGGTGTGATGTGGGCCATGAACTACGGCACTGCGCATCACGCCATGGGTTTCTTACCTGGCCTCAAAGCGTTTACAGCAGCGGTGTTTGGCGGTATTGGTAACTTAGGCGGTGCAGTGCTGGGCGGCTTGCTGCTGGGCCTGATTGAATCGATTGGCTCAGGCTACTTGGGCGAGCTCACCGGCGGTGTGCTGGGCAGCCACTACACCGACATCTTGGCGTTTGTGGTGTTGATCATCACGCTCACGCTGCGCCCCTCGGGCCTGCTGGGTGAGCGCGTGGCAGACAGGGCTTGA
- a CDS encoding replication-associated recombination protein A, with protein sequence MSSTHIPLAERLRPRTLGEVIGQQHLLGEGMALRVAFESGQPHSCILWGPPGVGKTTIARLMADAFDAQFLSISAVLGGVKEIRESVEQAIAARDSLDPKRTIMFVDEVHRFNKSQQDAFLPHVESGLFTFIGATTENPSFEVNSALLSRAAVYVLQSLSVEDLTQIIAKAQAIGAVPALEDAALERLIAYADGDARRLLNTLETLSVAANREKLEEINDAWLMRVLGERMRRYDKGGEQFYDTISALHKSVRGSDPDAALYWLVRMLDGGAEPKYMARRLIRMAAEDIGLADPRALRLALDAAEVYERLGSPEGELALAECVVYLAVAPKSNAVYKAYNEAKALIKKDGTRPVPMHLRNAPTKMMKDMDWGKGYRYAHDEEDGFAAGENYMPEGLENTGFYRPVERGLEIKIADKLRHLRDKNKQAGK encoded by the coding sequence GTGTCCTCCACCCACATTCCCCTCGCCGAACGCTTGCGTCCACGCACGCTGGGCGAAGTCATTGGTCAGCAACATTTGCTGGGTGAGGGTATGGCGTTGCGCGTGGCGTTTGAATCGGGCCAACCGCACAGCTGCATTTTGTGGGGCCCGCCCGGCGTGGGTAAAACCACCATCGCCCGTTTGATGGCCGATGCGTTTGATGCGCAGTTTCTGTCCATCAGCGCTGTGCTGGGCGGTGTGAAAGAAATTCGAGAGTCGGTCGAGCAAGCCATCGCCGCCCGCGATTCGCTCGACCCTAAACGCACCATCATGTTTGTGGACGAGGTGCACCGCTTTAATAAGAGCCAGCAAGATGCGTTCTTGCCGCATGTGGAGTCAGGGCTTTTCACTTTCATTGGCGCGACCACCGAGAACCCGTCGTTCGAGGTGAATTCGGCTTTACTCTCGCGAGCGGCGGTGTATGTGTTGCAGTCTCTCAGTGTGGAAGACCTCACGCAAATCATTGCCAAAGCGCAAGCCATTGGCGCAGTGCCTGCTTTGGAAGATGCCGCCTTAGAGCGACTCATTGCCTATGCCGATGGCGATGCACGTCGATTGCTCAACACGCTTGAAACCTTGTCCGTTGCGGCCAACCGCGAGAAGCTAGAAGAAATCAACGATGCATGGTTGATGCGCGTGTTGGGCGAGCGCATGCGCCGCTACGACAAAGGCGGCGAACAGTTTTACGACACCATCAGCGCGCTGCACAAATCGGTGCGCGGCTCTGATCCCGATGCGGCTTTGTATTGGTTGGTGCGCATGCTAGATGGTGGGGCCGAGCCCAAATACATGGCGCGCCGTTTGATTCGCATGGCGGCCGAAGACATTGGCTTGGCCGACCCACGCGCTTTGCGCTTGGCGCTGGACGCGGCTGAGGTGTACGAGCGCTTGGGTTCGCCCGAGGGCGAGCTGGCGCTGGCTGAGTGCGTGGTGTATTTAGCCGTCGCTCCCAAATCGAATGCGGTTTACAAGGCTTATAACGAAGCCAAAGCCCTCATCAAGAAAGACGGCACGCGTCCCGTGCCCATGCACTTGCGCAATGCCCCCACCAAGATGATGAAAGACATGGACTGGGGCAAGGGCTATCGCTATGCCCACGATGAAGAAGATGGCTTTGCAGCGGGCGAAAATTACATGCCCGAAGGCTTAGAGAATACGGGCTTTTACCGCCCTGTGGAGCGCGGTTTAGAGATCAAAATCGCTGACAAATTGCGCCACTTGCGCGACAAAAACAAACAAGCAGGTAAATAA
- a CDS encoding DNA-deoxyinosine glycosylase: MTQATPVLQGLPPLLDVNTRLVVLGSFPGVASLRAQQYYGHPQNQFWKIMGTLLSPHVAEVLAMPYAERAQWLLSQGVGLWDVYAACEREGSLDANIQNAQPNDLQNLRIRCPALVAIAHNGGESFKHAKLTRALGLPVHRLPSTSPAHASWTFARKLEAWREVFQAAGLLPS; encoded by the coding sequence ATGACACAGGCCACGCCCGTGTTGCAAGGCTTGCCGCCTTTGCTGGATGTCAACACACGCTTGGTCGTGTTGGGCAGCTTTCCTGGTGTGGCCTCGCTGCGCGCGCAGCAGTATTACGGCCACCCGCAAAATCAGTTTTGGAAAATCATGGGCACGCTGTTGTCGCCCCATGTGGCAGAGGTGTTAGCCATGCCCTATGCCGAACGTGCGCAGTGGTTGCTTAGCCAAGGTGTGGGCTTGTGGGATGTGTACGCCGCCTGCGAGCGCGAAGGCAGTCTAGACGCCAACATTCAAAACGCGCAACCCAACGACCTGCAAAACCTGCGCATACGTTGCCCGGCACTCGTGGCGATTGCACACAACGGCGGTGAAAGCTTCAAACACGCCAAGCTCACCCGCGCTTTGGGCTTGCCTGTGCATCGTTTGCCATCGACCAGCCCCGCGCATGCGAGTTGGACGTTTGCACGCAAGTTAGAGGCTTGGCGTGAGGTGTTTCAGGCGGCGGGTTTGCTGCCTTCTTAG